The proteins below come from a single Xenopus tropicalis strain Nigerian chromosome 9, UCB_Xtro_10.0, whole genome shotgun sequence genomic window:
- the LOC116407805 gene encoding sprT-like domain-containing protein Spartan — translation MGVSLSTSDSSSEYYSAPNSPDLSFNQNYTENFTEKHSVACQTDLSFQKDLSVVDPYWEVLDPKPDIHVLFEEFNTKFFGGQLPPIELKWNNRLSITAGLFIPDDKIERCKIHLNKPLLELRPRKDTVQTLLHEMIHYYQRVKGTRDNDHGAIFKYHMKRINRKSGAKITIHHDFIQEYESLKRHWWKCNGPCQEVVKRLADRTPGSKAHKRKCGGDFIKIQEPENKRMRTDP, via the exons ATGGGTGTATCTTTATCAACATCGGATAGCTCCTCGGAGTACTATTCCGCACCAAATTCTCCTGATCTTTCTTTCAATCAAAATTATACTGAAAATTTCACTGAAAAACATTCTGTGGCTTGTCAGACTGATCTGTCTTTTCAGAAAGATCTGTCGGTTGTGGATCCATATTGGGAGGTGCTGGACCCCAAACCCGATATCCACGTCCTATTTGAAGAGTTTAATACAAAATTCTTTGGTGGACAGTTGCCGCCAATAGAACTTAAATGGAATAACAGGTTAAGCAT CACTGCCGGCCTTTTCATACCCGACGACAAAATTGAAAGATGCAAAATTCACCTGAACAAACCTCTCCTTGAGTTACGGCCAAGGAAAGATACAGTGCAA ACGCTCCTGCATGAAATGATCCACTACTACCAGCGAGTCAAAGGAACGCGTGACAATGATCATGGCGCAATCTTTAAGTATCACATGAAGCGAATCAATAGAAAAAGTGGCGCAAAAATTACA ATCCATCACGATTTCATTCAGGAATACGAGTCACTGAAGCGCCACTGGTGGAAATGCAATGGCCCCTGTCAAGAAGTCGTGAAGCGGCTTGCGGACAGGACTCCGGGCTCCAAGGCGCACAAGCGCAAATGCGGAGGAGACTTTATAAAGATCCAGGAACCAGAGAACAAGAGAATGAGAACTGACCCATAG